The following nucleotide sequence is from Ailuropoda melanoleuca isolate Jingjing chromosome 12, ASM200744v2, whole genome shotgun sequence.
GGTCCCTTTTCTGTAAGCGTTCTTGGAGAGATGAGCATCTCCGCAGAGGCCTGGACTGCCCTGGCTCTGCAAGAGACACTTCTGGCTCACTCAAACCCAGTTTACCAAAAATGCTCATCCACCCCTCATTCTTCTctcacagaaaattaaaaataccagaagTATAttttacacatgtatttttttatatgcaGCACGTCTCtgtaaatattacaaatttattatATAGGCCCCTACCTACAGACTCAAGTACATGTAAAGGATTTCTCAGGGGCTGAATATCTTGAAGACAGAACAGAGAGGACTTGCTGCTGTAGGAGCTGGGGATGTGAGGGCCAGTGGAGGGTCAAGGACAACTCTGAGGTCTGGGGCCTAAACAACTGGAATGATAAAACTGCTGATGACTGAGatggtgaaggagagggaggaacaagTTTGGGGTGAAGGTAGAGAGCTCAGTTTGGGATATGCTGAGTCTGAAATTCCTCTTAGAAAACCTGCCCTTGCAACCTGcaaggagatggggagggagccGGCAGCAGGATCCAGGAGCCCGACTACCCATCTGCTGGCTCTCAGAGTAAGAGGTGGGATGATTTAGAGCCACGAAGTAGATGAGAACACCTGAGAGTAAGTGCAGACAGAGGGCCGGGGCACTGGGACATGCCAAAGTGACAGGCTGGGGCAATGACAAGACCTGACCAGAGAGGTGAGGAGAGGAGTGGGTTTTGGAAGCCAGGAAGAAAGTGCTACAAGGAGGGGGTGATCATCCCAGATGCAGCGGCTCACTCAAGCACGGTGTGGACTGAGGACTGACCATCATGtctggagggggagggtggggagtaCCTAAGTTTGAGTGGAGTGTGCTTTAGGAGAGGCAGGACCCACGTGGCCACACTTGCTCCCCACACCACTCCCCTGGGCCAACCTGACTGCATGCCCTCCCAGCACTAGTCAACTCTCCAAAGCTGATTTGCTGTGTGACCCACATCATCTCCAGGCCTCAGTGCCCCTGGGTTCACCTCTGACAACTTCTTCCGCCTTCACTTTGCCCTTACCCCAGCCTCACCTCCATTCTGTTCCCTGAACCCGACAGGCTGACTACAGGGGCCTCACCCGGGTGCTCTCATTGCCTTCTTTCTCACGGCGCTCGTTCTCAGCTGCAGTACACTTGCTAATGTACGTGTCTGTTTCCTCTACCAAAATATGGCGTGGTCCCTAAGGGTGGGGACCTGTCCGTCATGGTCACTGCCATATCCTCACACCACCTCTGACCCCCATACGCAGTCTTTCAGTTAAGCGGTCTCTCGTGTACCTCGCTCCGCTTCCATGCTCAGTAAGTCAGCGCTACGTAATGAGACAATCCACACATCCGGacagggctggggccaggagaAATTCCGAGCCTCAGGCTGTTCAGTTACCAGCTCGCTTGGCGGTAGCCTACCTGCTCTCCCATAGCCCTCTATAACCAACAGAGCACTCACTGCCCTCCCAGCTTCACCTAGGCTGTCCGCCCAATCCACTCCACGTGCCCCGGATCCTGTGTCCTCATGGCTCTGCAAGTGCACTGACCTTCCCTTTGCGCCACCTCAGCAGTCTCCTATTCAAATCCAACCACCacgcctcctcccacccctgcttccaTCCACAAGCCCCCTTCACCCTCCTCCATGGTTTTGCTGTCTCAGCCCTCATACAAAACCCTCTGGGCTGctgcccaccctctcctcccagaCCCTTAGCCAAGCTTGCCGGCAAGATGCCTGGGTCTTGTTTTGGCTTCCTCATCAACCACTGTCTTCAATTCTCACCTCCAGTGTAGcagccccctctgccccctcccatccccccaacaGCCCCTGCTTCCTGGACTCTGCCCCCAGGACTGCTGCTGGGTGTGTTGCCAGTGGTAGGGGTGGTCCGCcctgccccaccaccaccccctcctccaccaaTCCTAGACCCCACATGTCTGGTGTCCTCCGGGGCAACGCTCCCTCCTACTCCTGCCCCTCTCGATCCTAGGTGAGCTCCATCCTCACTGGCTGACCCCCAGGTGCTCTTGTCTAGCTGCACACTCTAAATCCCATCTCTGATTCTGACAGCCCCCACACTGCTCAGTTTTACGAGGGACCTAACCCTCTGACCCTGGCAGATTAGGCTCTGAAGCCAACCCCCAGGCTCTTGGGCACTTTTGAAGGGCCTCTCACGTGGAGCTGAAACTTCATCTCTGTTTCTGCCATGGGCCACATGCTCCGAGGGCATCTTTCTAACTCTGAATACCTAGTCTCAGGCTCTGAGCCAGGTCGGTGCACAAGGTCTATCTTTTGAAGTGGACCAATTCTGCATCTGACCATCACCCAGCTGAGGCAAGCATGAGGAAGGAGGCATTGAGAGTAAAAGGCTGGTTCTTACCTGAGTAGTGGTGCCACTGGGACTCAAGCAGCAGGTCAGGGGGACCGTCAGGGGCCCGGGGAGGACCACCTTCAGGGAGTGGCAGCAGAGGGGACCGGTCCTGGAGGGGCCTGTGAGGAGACACCTGTCAGAAAGAGGAAGGGACGGAGGTCCCAGAGCCTCTAGGGAAAGGGCACCGGCTACTCACCTCGGGCTTTCCTCCCCAGTGGGCTCCCCGGGCTCATCCAAGTCAAGAACTCCACGCACTGTGGGCGTTTTCATCCTCACTCGGCTAAACCTGGGGGAGGAACCCCAAGAAGGCTGAGCTGCCttctcctgcccacctctcttGCCCTCCTCCATAGACTCGGCACATTCACTCACCCGCTGCCACTAAGCCCTGGACCCTGGGGATCATCCTCCAAGGactctctgtcttcctccagcCGGGGGGTCTTGTTTGGGGGTGGCGCTGGTGGGGAACGGCCAGAGAAGGTGGACACCCTCTTGACGCGGATGGGCTgatggggtgggctggggggcccACTGCTCAACACCAGTGTcagtggaggagggggtggtggtggggcaggGCGGACCACCCCTACCACTGGCAACACACCCAGCAGAGGTCCTGGGGGCAGAGTCCAGGAAGCAGGGGCtgttggggggatgggagggggcagaggtggcTGCTTCACTGGGGATGAGACGGGTTCACCCTCCCCAGCCATCTTCACAAACACTTGCCCCAGCTTGTTGACAAGGATGATTTTGGATGTGGCGGGTTTGGGGGGCTCgggggcagggcccaggctcAATACCCGGAcccctggggccccagggagcCAGGCAAACGTCCGAGTGGGGTCAGCTGGGCTAGGGGGCAGGCCCTGGGAAGGCTGGCTGCCATTGGCCAGGGGAGGCGCTGGGGGGAGTGGCTCCTCTCTGGGCCCAGCACCTCCCTCCCCGGGCCCCCCTAGGTTCTTCAACACAAAATCCACAATTTCTGACGGCAAGTCCTCAGGAGGTCGGGTTCTGTCCCCTGCAGCCCCGATGACCCCAGCCCGGCCCACTCCTGGCCCTGAAGGAGTCCCCTGGCCCCGAGGCTGCTGGATGGCCTCTGCCTCGCTGTCCGTGCCGTCATCCACTCCATCCAGCTGTTCGATGCGGGGGGCTCCAGGAAGGGCaccaggggccagggcagggccagACACCACAGTCACAGGGAAGTGGACATAGCGGGGGGTAGGGCTGGCCTCTTCCTCTGAGCTGTCCCCTGGGACCCCATGGCTGCTCCCCACTGCCCCTGCAGCCACAATCTCTTCCTGGAAGGGCTCAGTCCCCAGCAGGCTGGCCGCAAAGTCCAGGTCAGCAGCACTCAGTCCTGACACCACCTCCATGTCCTCAAAGTCTGGGCCCAGGTCTTCAGGGGGTGGTGGAGGAGATGGGGCTGGGCCGGGGGGAGCCAGCTCCCCTGAGGTAGGTGTGAGGGCTCTAACGACTGAGGTAGGAGGGGGCACCCTGAGCTGTGGGGAGGTTCTGAGAGGGGGAGAGGCCCGCCGTGATGCCGGCAGCCTTGGGGCCAGGGGGCTGGGACGACGGGAACGTCTGGGGGGAGCTGGGAAGTCCAGGTCTCCCACCGTGGGGATGTGGTGGGTCAGAGAAGATGGACTTCCTGTGGGGGGAAGGGTCAGTGTCAGCCATGAGCTCCtgcctcacccacccacccctctccccgACACTCCCAGGTACTCaccaggggagggcaggggtccaAAGGAGACACCCCCCAAGGGCCTCCGGGATGGTGAGTAGTTGGGCACTTTGATTCGAGCCCCCGAGAAGGAGCGGGGGGCCAGAAGAGGGGCACTGCTTGGATCTGGCCGAAGTGGGGGGTCCAGGTTCTGAACAGGTGAGTGGTGCTCAGGAGCTCCAGGGATAAGGGCATCTGTATCTGGTGGGGGGTCCACATGATCTGGGGGCTCTGAGGAGGCAGGAGAATGGCCTCAGGAATGGCAGGGGCTCTTTGTCAAAGCCTCTCCTCATACACCCTCCCTTCTTTTGAGCCAActgagccctccccacccctgccgaTGGTCCAGTCACAATGTGCACTGGTTCCCAGTCATCACCCAGGTTCCACACCCCTCTGTGGCTTCTTCAGAACCTCCACACATGCCTGGATCAGGGGCCCTTTGTAACCCCTCCTCACCCATCTCTGCCACCTCCCCCGTTCCCGGCTGCCTACTGTTCTGACTCAGGCCCCGCATGCCGCAAGGGGCACTGCCCTCTCTCCAGCAGGGCCAGTCCTACCACTTTCTCACCTGCGCCGCGCATCCCTGCCACATCAAACACATCTGCCCCATCCTGGCGCTTGGGGCTCCCCATTACCTGGCTCCACCCAATCTGTGAGAACAAATCTCTGCCGCCTCCTCCCAACACTCCCCTGCTAACAGCCAGGACGGCTgcaccctcttcccttctctacTTCATGTCATGCTCCAACCTGGCACAAACCCCTTCCCTGCAAACACAATCGAATCTCTTCCTCCTCCCGTTCAGCCCACAACCTCTCCTTTTACCAGTCTCCCAGCCCCATCTTTGCTGTGTGACACCCGGCCCTCAGCGACATCCCTCAGCACTGGCTCGGCTATGAGGGGACCAATTTGGCTTGAACCCTGATGTCACCGTGCAGAGCGACTGCCCTTGCTGGCCTGCAGCACAGAAAAGCTTGTGCCTTTCTCAGAGGGCTGCGGGAGCAGCACAGGAGCACATGCCCTAAGTTTGTTTGTCCAGAAGCTGCCACCCCCCACAGGCAGGTAGCTCTCCCCTCACTTCCTGTGAAATGCTGAGCACAGTCCCTGGTGTGTAACTTAGGACTATTAAGTGATCATTTATTGCCATGATGACAAAAGGAAGAATGGCAAACATCCTGGGGTTTCTTTAGGGAAGAGAGGAATTGGGTTGGTGCGTAACCATTTGGGGAGGGCAGCGTTCAGGGAAGGAAATGAGGGCATTCCAAGGCCCTTACCTGAGGAAGGGGCGGGGCTGTGCACAATGGTCTGATTCTCCTCCGCTGCCTCCAAGTGAACTGGCTCTTCCCTGGGACCCCATGGCCGATACTCCAGAATCCGACACCGATACCAGCAGCGCCGCCGAGCATCCACTGTGCTCCAGTACAGACGGGAGCACCTGTCAGGTGGGTGAGTGGGTAAGAGGGTCAGGACAACTTGGGAAATGGGATCCTGTCCTGGAGTCCTTCCATCCCACCTAGGCCCTCTGGGCTGCTCACTGGTAGCCAATGGGGAAGAGCCGTCCCTCGCAGTCCGAGAGATCAGACAGGGTACCCAAGGAGTCGATTCGGATGGAGCCTGTGATACAGAGAAGAGATCAGGAGGGTGGGCCAGGCAGGGTCAGGAAGACCAGGGTAGAAGGCAAAAGGCTTACCAATGAGCACGTTGATGGCATCAGGTTCGAGCCCCGTCAAGAACTTTCGCTTAAAGTTGATGCCCTCGAAGTCCACATAGACTCGGCGGAGAACATCAAACCCATCAGGGGTCACGATCTCCTGGAAGGTGGGTGGCAAATGGGGCTGCTGGATCGGTGAAGGGCAAGGCGTCGAGGCAGCGAATGGACATCTGGGGGCTTGGCTCAAGGACAGGAAAACAAGGAAGACACCAAGAGGCAGCTGGGGACAGGGCTAAGGGGCTGCAGGGGACTATGAGTGGGACGGGAAGAGAGAGCAGTAGGGAGTTTCCCCCATGGTTCTGACTCACCTTGCCATCGAGCAGGTCTGTGTGTTTCTGGCAGAAAACTTTCTTGTCATCCTGGAAGATGCAATAGCTGGCCCGGGCGCACATGAAATGGAAGTTGCTGAGGCAGGAGGACAGGCAGCAGCCCACTGTGGCTCCAGGCTTCAGGCAGAGTTCACAGCGCTACGGTTGGAAGGGGATGCTGAGGGGAGAAGCCAGTGACCGAGACCAGGGTctgatgctcagcatcactgtcCTGGAGACTCTGTTTGGGCCCATCTAGCCCAGAACCTCGCAAAGCAAAGGCACTTATCAAACATAACCTTTTCCCTAGCTGCATCCAGGGCCAGGTACACATCAAAACTATTTCAGATTTTCTGAAGCAGAGTGTTGCaatatcaagaaaaataacaacatctAACACTTACCAAGCAATATTTACCATCTTTCtcacaccattttaaaaaatatatttatttaaataatcactacattctacatgtggggcttgaactcatgacccaaagACCAAGAGTCATATACtcttccaaatgagccagccaggtgctctctCACACCATTTTAATGTAAAAcctgtatcatttcatttaatcttcacatttGTAACCCCCCCCATACATATCACCCCAAGTCTCACTTCCTGAGCCAGAGACATTATACAGCACCCCAACACTGGTGAGGAGGGGTTCTAACCCAGGAAATACCTCACCTCAAGAGACACAGTAGGAGCTAAGTGTCTTACTGTATAGAAAGCATCCAGCACAGGTTCAATCAATAAAAGATCTAACTTTTAATCTCCCAGGCTTCAGGCCCAAAtacacggggtgggggtggggggagccactATCACTGAAGTACCAGAGTCCTGGAACAACCAAAAAAGGTACCCAGGACCAGCAGTGAAAGGATGTGCTGGGGTAGAAATTGTGAAACAAGAGCGGTTTCCCCTGTggcgggcggggggtgggaggccCTACCCCAAGACCCTGGGGCTGCCCACCTCTCTAGGCCCGGGCTCTCACCATCTGCCTCCCTCGAGCCACAGCAGCATGCACGTTTTTGAGGGAGCCATCATTTTCCTCAAACACTTCAGCTGACCAAATGGCACAGTTGACGTGTGTCCACTCATTCTGCCCAATGTATAAGAGCCGTCCTGCctcctgggggcagaggagaaatGGTGTGAGGGAAGGCCCCAGCGACTAGGCCCCACAATCTGGGTTTCATATGGTAGCCCTCACCTTAGAATCCGCATCCCCATATTTGAGGCAGAGCGCACACTGACGAGGGTCCTCCAGGTGTGAGAAAGCAGCTGGATCCTTGCCCTGAAAAGCTGGAAGAGGTGTGGGAAGGCAAGTCCCAGAATCAAGACCTAGAGCTTGCCCCACCAACTCAGAGGCCCTGGCGTCAGTCCCCACTTCCCAGTACCTGCTGAGGGGTCCCCTGGAGGCTGCCCTGATTCTGGGGTCTCTGGTTCCTGCTGCCTCCACTGAGCGTAGACATGGTCCAAAGATGGAGGCAACACGGCATTGGGAAGAACTCCGCTGTGGACAGGCAGGGTCAGCATCTGACACGTCTAACAAGGGTGGCCACCCACAATCTTAGCCTAAACATGCCATGACACACTTGGTCCTCTCTCCATGTGGCATTTCTCCCAGTCTCCCAAATAAGCCAGGGCCCCTCATGCCACCTATGACACATGAAATGCTGTTCCTCATGCCTGGAATACTCTTTTTCCACATCTCAGCTTGGATGTCATCTGTTCCGAGAAGCCTTAGCCCTAAACACCTTCGCTGGGCTCCCACAGCCCCTTGAACTTTCCCATCACCACTCTCACCGTCTAGATCATCAGGCACTAATGTGCCTGCTCAACCCCCCAAACATGGCTTACTCAACACTACCTTGCCCAAAGTAGAAACAAAGTTAGCTAACTGCACAATCTTTGCTGGCCTAGAACCACTGAGAATTCTCATCCTGACGCTAACTCTGTTCCTCGTCTATTCTCAGCCCAGGATCGAGACCCTGGATTCCCAGGTGCCCTTGCTTTTGCCCTTATTCCCTGGTTCCCCTCCTGTTACCCAGCCTCACTCACTTTGGCAGCCGGGTACTCCGTCGCCAGTACTTGGGGTCGTGGGCGTCGAACCAGCCGAACGCAGACTCTAGCAGCTGGGGAGTGGGTTAATAGGATGAGAACTGGCTTCCCCGGGAAAGTTGGTAGGGGCAGGGTCTGAAGGACCCACACTCTCCTCCCCACTACCACTCAAGCCACTCTAGAGACATCCTCCAAAGTTCTCACCTTCAGTAGGAGCCCCTTCACCTGGCCTCCAGCCCGGCGCTCTGGGGTCTCTCCTTCTTCCGAGTGCCTCATCAGGATGCCTACCATGTCCTCCATAAAGCTGTGCTGTAAGGGGGCTTGTCAGGATCAGAGCCCCCACCCTACCCACAGGCCCCTCCTCTTGGCACCCACCTATTCTTCTCAGTGTCCCACTCACCACAGACTTGTAGTGGCCTTCCTCGAAGCGCCGACTCACGGCCTGCAGATCGCAGGGGCCTGGGTGCAGCTGCTTTCCAGCCTGCCCACACTGTAGAGAGAGAAAGTCAGCAGGACTGGTGCTGGGCGTGGCCCCAACCCATCCTACCTCCTGAGCCCCGCAGACCTGAGTGCACAGCAGCAGTGGGCCCGCCACCTTGGAGCTCAGTAGACCCTGGAGCACCTGGCGCAGGCCCCCCTGCAGGGCCCCACTCAGGGCCTCTCGCCAGCGGGGGTGCGTGGCCCCTGCACACGGTCCGCAGGTATACAGCACTGAGTCTGGCAGCCCAGAAAGGATCTCATAGTCTTCATCTAAAACAGCCAGGGTGGGACAGGAGAGAATGGTTCAGGAGAACATGAGGGCTCTCAGCAGCCCAGAGGAGTTGCCAAAGACATACATTTATGACACCTTTCCCATGAGGGCCTATGCTGCGGGTAGAAAAGGACACCCCGCCCCCTCAACCCGGGGTGGAGGTGGCAGCCCAGGCACTCTGCCTGCTCACCTGAGAGCCCCTCGCACTTGGCGTGCACCCAGTGGTCACACTGTGCACACTGCATCATCTTGCTCTCGTAGTCGTTGTCTTCGTAGCAGCGTGTGCAGATTGGGCAGAAGTTTCCtgcagaagagggaggaaaagggcaAGTCAGAGGGGCTGGGGCCACCACCTACCCCTTGCAGGTCCTGTCTGGAGCCATCCCCCATTTGGCTGCTGTGAGGGCTGCCTCTGCTATGCCCTATCTCGGGTCCCTACCATCCTCAAAACACTGGCTGAGGATACAGCCTCTTCAGCCTGGCAGCCCCAACGCCTCACAACCTTGCTAACATGCTGCCTGAACAAATGGGGAAAGCCCAGGTTTTCAAGGTGGTCAGTGAGACTCAAGGTTCCAAGAGGAGGTTGTACAATGGTGGGGTCCAGGCTGACTCCCGCTGCCCCGAGAACTGTGTCCCTCTACTTGAGGTACTGGATAGGCTTCTGTGGGAGACTACcatgaacagaaaaaaaggttttgtgGCTACAAGAGGAATACAAAGCCACTAGAAAACCACATCTGTCCTGCCTGTCTAGGAGCCTGGCCCACTGCCCGGTGTCCCCCAGGGCCCAGGTCCCCTGACAGGTCCCCACCTTTCTCATAGAGCTGGGTGCACCTGGGGCAGAGGCTGTAATCTCCGGACCACTCGACGTCCCAGTTCTTGCCTGGAGTCGCCCCACAGCTCTTACAGCGCACGCAGGCTGAGCAGatctgggggggggtgggcagggtgaTGTTAGGGGGAGCAGGCTGGAGCAGTGTGGGGGGGTACAGTGGGAGGAATGGATGGTAAGCAGGAGACATATGAGGAAAGACAGATAAAAGGTGTACAAGAGaagcaaggaggagagaggaacagGAATAAAATAGGGGAGACTGACAGAAGGAGACAAGGAAGAGTGGAGGTCAGGTAGAGGCAGGGGCCTCTGAGTCCAGGACCACGGAATGCATGAACCCTTCTGTACTCTGCAACCATTCTGTACAAATTCTGCACACACGTCTTGTCTATGTGAAATTTGGGAAGAGAAAATGCTATTTATCAGATAAACTCTCACAAGGACCTCCAACCTTCCAGTCTGGAGGTGGTAGCGGCCTTAATTAGAACTCCAATGCAAGGGATGTGGGCCTCATTTCTCACCCAGTGGCGCCGTTTGCGTGTGGCCCGGGTTGGGTAGCTGGGCCCCAGGCAGGCTGGGTGATAAGCATGGCGGCAGCGCTCACACTCCAGGAGGTGCTGTTGGAAGTTGGGAGAAAAATAACAATGGCAGAACCTACTGGCACAAGTATACCCCTCTCCTCCATGCCTCCACCCACTCTCACGGCTCCTGTGCCCAAACCTTGGATCCCCGGCCTTTGCGCCCACAGACGTGGCAAAACTTGCAGCGGCGGCAGCACCAGGTGTCATGATGTTGGGGCAGGGGCCGCTCGGCCTCCTCCAGGCAGAACGGATGGAAAGGGTCACAGCAGACTTGGCAGAAcaccagctgggggtggggagagtgaaCAATGGGCACAGTGTGAGGACAGGAGGCCAAAGGATGAGACCCTGTAGAGAGGGCCCAAGCAATCAGGCAGTAAGGGCCAATGGAGACCTGGGGGGCTGTGGAAAAAGGCGGGGATCCAACCTCATGCAGGCCTTtgctggcacacagcaagcacaCCATCGGTGGCCCCCCTGGCACAGACGTTAACACGCTGAGGCCACCCATCAGCCACACGTTCTCCAGGTCACAATCCTCCTGAGGAAAGAGGATGTGGGATCAGAGAGCAGCCAGGAACACAGCCAAAGCCATCTTTAAAGCCCTGGTTTCTCAGATACAACCCATAGGTTTCTTTCAAACACGCTCCTCGAGACCCTCTCCCTCAATGCCATACCTTAAAATCCACACGGACCCTGTGCACTCCATCAGGGGACTTCTGTTTTCCAGTCCAGCCATTGGGAAAAGATGCAAAGGGGCCAGGGGCCAAAGCATCCTAGGGAGAATGGTGGTGGTCAAAAGGCTGCCAGCCTCACCCTCTGCAGACCTCTCTCCACACTGTCCTCTACCCCAGCCTGCCCAACCCTGTCTTTTGCCCAGATCCTACTTTGCTTTCCAGGACAGACCTGCCTTACCCCTCAGGGCCTGTCCTCTGGTGTGGACACAACATGGCACTCAGACGAGCCCGTTACCCTGACTTGCTAGGAAGCTCCTGAAGGGCGGGACCATGCCTTCCACAGGGCTCAGGGTTCTTGGTGTGGGGCCGTGCTGACCTTGTCCAGGCGCCTTCGGGCCTTGAGCTGCAACACAGGCTGGAGGGTGGGTTTGCGGGGCCGGCTCTGCTCCTCGGGTTCTGGCACTGGCAGCTCTAGGCAGCACACATAAGTGGTGAGGGtccccctcttccctgtcccaccCCTTTCCTCCACACCCCCTAATGTTACCTGGATCCCCATGGCCGCCTTTAACCAACAGAATGACTCTCAGACCTGGCTCGATAAGCTACTGAGAACTTTATACACCCACTTTCCCTGTCCACCCCAAACTCCATCTCTGCACTCAGCTGCTCTCTCTATCACACAGATACAGGCCCCAGTCTGgaaaccacccccccccaagactGAAAGGAGAAACAGCAAGCAATTCGCACCATTCTCTCGGGGGGTCCGACGCCGGGGAGCAGGGGGACCCCCAGGCTCTGAGTCATCCGAGTCCTCGAAGATATCATAGGAGGGTCGCTGTTTGACGCAGCGCCGGGCTGACTTGCGCTGCAGTAGGAGGGAGTCCTGCTCCTCGGGCCCTGGGGGGGCCACCACCTCCTCCCGGGGCCCCCCAGCTCCCGCCCCCCGGCGTGGGCCTGGAGGACCAGGGGAGGCCTCAGGAGATTCATCGGAATCCCAGGGCAACAGCGTCTTCACTATCGTCCGGCCTGTGGGAACAGGGGACTTAGTAGGATCTGAGCTCAGCCAGGGACATGGGACACTGGGATGCAAAAAGCCAAAAAGAAGTGGGGCAGAAAAGAAGGAGTACAGGAGAGATATAAAAGCACACGATGGAAAGATGACACAGGTAGCAGACTgcaaagaaaaggggaggagagcaaaggaaacagtttctTCCACGCCATGGATCTAAGTAAATTTGTATAAAGAAATACTCCTCAAACCTTGTTACCTTTTTTAGCCAGCCGTTCCATCTTCCGAGCCTCTATCTTGTCGCACTTCCGGTatctggggaggggagcagcacgTCACCAGGGTAGGGGACTGGTGgtctgggggaagagaggaagctcTCCACAAGGATGCCAATCCCACTTCTCTGGTGGGGCAGGAGACCTGGGTGACTGACAACCATGAGTGGGAACAGAGGCTGCGCCCTGACTACTCACACACAGCACTGCTTCTTGGTGTTGGGGCCCCCAAACT
It contains:
- the KMT2B gene encoding LOW QUALITY PROTEIN: histone-lysine N-methyltransferase 2B (The sequence of the model RefSeq protein was modified relative to this genomic sequence to represent the inferred CDS: inserted 2 bases in 1 codon) produces the protein MPEEESSDEESDDEEFQGFHSDEDVAPTSLRSALRSQRGRAPRGRGRKHKTTPIPPPRLADVAPTPPKTPARKRGEEGTERMVQALTELLRRAQAPPAPRSRACEPSTPRRSRGRPPGRPAGPCRKKQQAVVVAEAAVTIPKLEPPPPVVPVKHRTGSWKCKEGPGPGPGTPKRGGQSGRGGRGGRGRGRGGLPLVIKFVSKAKKVKMGQLSLGLESGQGQDQHEESWQDAPQGRVGSGSGEGPCWRKELKLEEEGEKETEKEKNKEEKEEKVERAGPEEEMMLAEEKEEAKLPSPPSTPPAPPPPPPLPPSPPPPPPPPLLSPSTSPSSPLCPPPPPVSPLPPPSPPPPPAPEEQEESPPPVVPATCSRKRGRPPLTPSQRAEREAARAVPEGTSPPTPTPSTTMGGPPEDSPTVAPKSTTFLKNIRQFIMPVVSARSSRVIKTPRRFMDEDPPKPLKVEVSPTLRPPVATSPLAPPEPAPAPSPPRAPTPPSTPVPLPEKRRSILREPTFRWTSLTRELPPPPPXPPPAPPPPPVPVTPSRRPLLLRAPQFTPSEAHLKIYESVLTAPLGAPEAPEPEPPPADDSPAEPEPRAVGRTNHLSLPRFAPVVPIPVKAEVPLPGAPALSNGQQSQAQLQQPLQALPTQLLPQALPPQQPQLQPHLELQPQAPPQQPSPLDKARTAGLGSLPLSGVEEKMFSLLKRAKVQLFKIDQQQQQQKVASLMPPSPGGQMEEVVGTVKQISDRGSVRSEDESMEAKRERPSGPESPVQGPRIKHVCRHAAVALGQARAMVPEDVPRLSALPLRDRQDLATEDTSSASETESVPSRSRRGKVESAGPGGDSEPAGSGGTLAHTPRRSLPSHHGKKMRMARCGHCRGCLRVQDCGSCVNCLDKPKFGGPNTKKQCCVYRKCDKIEARKMERLAKKGRTIVKTLLPWDSDESPEASPGPPGPRRGAGAGGPREEVVAPPGPEEQDSLLLQRKSARRCVKQRPSYDIFEDSDDSEPGGPPAPRRRTPRENELPVPEPEEQSRPRKPTLQPVLQLKARRRLDKDALAPGPFASFPNGWTGKQKSPDGVHRVRVDFKEDCDLENVWLMGGLSVLTSVPGGPPMVCLLCASKGLHELVFCQVCCDPFHPFCLEEAERPLPQHHDTWCCRRCKFCHVCGRKGRGSKHLLECERCRHAYHPACLGPSYPTRATRKRRHWICSACVRCKSCGATPGKNWDVEWSGDYSLCPRCTQLYEKGNFCPICTRCYEDNDYESKMMQCAQCDHWVHAKCEGLSDEDYEILSGLPDSVLYTCGPCAGATHPRWREALSGALQGGLRQVLQGLLSSKVAGPLLLCTQCGQAGKQLHPGPCDLQAVSRRFEEGHYKSVHSFMEDMVGILMRHSEEGETPERRAGGQVKGLLLKLLESAFGWFDAHDPKYWRRSTRLPNGVLPNAVLPPSLDHVYAQWRQQEPETPESGQPPGDPSAAFQGKDPAAFSHLEDPRQCALCLKYGDADSKEAGRLLYIGQNEWTHVNCAIWSAEVFEENDGSLKNVHAAVARGRQMRCELCLKPGATVGCCLSSCLSNFHFMCARASYCIFQDDKKVFCQKHTDLLDGKEIVTPDGFDVLRRVYVDFEGINFKRKFLTGLEPDAINVLIGSIRIDSLGTLSDLSDCEGRLFPIGYQCSRLYWSTVDARRRCWYRCRILEYRPWGPREEPVHLEAAEENQTIVHSPAPSSEPPDHVDPPPDTDALIPGAPEHHSPVQNLDPPLRPDPSSAPLLAPRSFSGARIKVPNYSPSRRPLGGVSFGPLPSPGSPSSLTHHIPTVGDLDFPAPPRRSRRPSPLAPRLPASRRASPPLRTSPQLRVPPPTSVVRALTPTSGELAPPGPAPSPPPPPEDLGPDFEDMEVVSGLSAADLDFAASLLGTEPFQEEIVAAGAVGSSHGVPGDSSEEEASPTPRYVHFPVTVVSGPALAPGALPGAPRIEQLDGVDDGTDSEAEAIQQPRGQGTPSGPGVGRAGVIGAAGDRTRPPEDLPSEIVDFVLKNLGGPGEGGAGPREEPLPPAPPLANGSQPSQGLPPSPADPTRTFAWLPGAPGVRVLSLGPAPEPPKPATSKIILVNKLGQVFVKMAGEGEPVSSPVKQPPLPPPIPPTAPASWTLPPGPLLGVLPVVGVVRPAPPPPPPPLTLVLSSGPPSPPHQPIRVKRVSTFSGRSPPAPPPNKTPRLEEDRESLEDDPQGPGLSGSGFSRVRMKTPTVRGVLDLDEPGEPTGEESPRPLQDRSPLLPLPEGGPPRAPDGPPDLLLESQWHHYSGEASSSEEEPPSPEDKENQAPKRAGPHLRFEISSEDGFSVEAESLEGAWRALIEKVQEARGHARLRHLSFSGMSGARLLGIHHDAVIFLAEQLPGAQRCQHYKFRYHQQGEGQEEPPLNPHGAARAEVYLRKCTFDMFNFLASQHRVLPEGATCDEEEDEVQLRSTRRATSLELPMAMRFRHLKKTSKEAVGVYRSAIHGRGLFCKRNIDAGEMVIEYSGIVIRSVLTDKREKFYDGKGIGCYMFRMDDFDVVDATMHGNAARFINHSCEPNCFSRVIHVEGQKHIVIFALRRILRGEELTYDYKFPIEDASNKLPCNCGAKRCRRFLN